One genomic region from Sphingobacterium multivorum encodes:
- a CDS encoding M1 family metallopeptidase, whose amino-acid sequence MIGRTILNYGLTLLLLTGAAHAQELYTPRNIQQAIAKGTRTTTGTPGKNYWQNFGKYDVRVQLDPATKTVSGTETILYTNHSPDTLNRLAIRFVNNVHKPNAVRAAYASDDYLTSGLKIKSFKLNGQVYDVNSKDWGTVKLGDFGQKILPGSTATLDISWEYPLSAESDREGLLNASTFYCAYAYPRVSVYDDYNGWDLLEHNGRQEFYNGFNDYQFEISVPKNFVVWATGELTNAADVLQKPILDRFEKSKVSDTPIHIATDAEMKSGKVTAQEAWNKWKFKASYVPDFCFSVSDNYIWDGGSVDLESKRVSVQSSYVAGTPDFEQYIGWQQYCINWFSKNWPGVTYPYPTMTAVQGFADMEYPMMINDSSVPDNLVDARQTADHEIAHTYFPFYMGINETRYGYMDEGWATALEFWIGNAEIGAEKNKELFKDARVKRYIFDPSTEEDQPLITMTSQLSGLGYGNNAYIKAALSYIALRDYLGDELFKKALHHYMELWHGKHPTPWDFFYSINAGAGQNLNWYWNNWYFTNNYIDLKVDSFKQLGGKNTLTITNAGGFAIPFDVLITYADGSVETKHQTPAIWQHNEKQTSMTWSSTKKVKNITLDGGIFMDYTAKDNSWNVIK is encoded by the coding sequence ATGATAGGACGCACTATATTGAATTACGGATTGACGTTGCTTTTATTGACGGGGGCTGCTCATGCACAAGAACTGTATACCCCAAGGAATATTCAGCAAGCGATCGCAAAGGGGACCCGTACCACAACGGGCACACCGGGAAAAAACTATTGGCAGAATTTTGGGAAGTATGATGTGCGGGTGCAATTGGATCCGGCTACAAAGACGGTGAGTGGAACAGAGACTATTCTGTACACAAACCATAGTCCCGATACATTGAATCGCTTGGCTATCCGATTTGTCAACAATGTGCACAAACCCAATGCGGTACGTGCGGCATACGCTTCGGACGATTACCTAACTTCGGGTCTAAAGATAAAGTCGTTTAAACTAAATGGTCAAGTTTACGACGTAAACAGCAAGGACTGGGGAACGGTGAAGTTAGGCGATTTTGGGCAGAAAATCCTTCCGGGAAGTACTGCAACGTTGGACATTAGCTGGGAATACCCTTTATCTGCCGAAAGCGACCGTGAAGGACTGCTGAATGCGTCTACCTTTTATTGTGCTTACGCGTATCCGCGTGTGTCTGTATACGACGATTACAATGGCTGGGATCTGCTGGAACATAATGGCCGACAAGAATTCTACAATGGTTTCAACGATTATCAATTTGAGATATCCGTTCCGAAGAACTTTGTTGTGTGGGCGACAGGTGAATTGACCAATGCCGCTGATGTACTGCAGAAACCTATTCTGGACCGTTTCGAAAAATCAAAAGTTAGCGATACCCCAATACATATCGCGACTGATGCTGAAATGAAATCGGGGAAGGTGACAGCGCAAGAAGCCTGGAATAAGTGGAAATTCAAAGCAAGCTATGTACCTGATTTTTGTTTCAGTGTGAGTGACAATTATATCTGGGATGGCGGGAGTGTAGATTTGGAAAGCAAGCGCGTGAGTGTGCAATCCAGCTATGTCGCCGGAACGCCAGATTTTGAACAATATATTGGCTGGCAACAATACTGCATTAACTGGTTTTCTAAAAATTGGCCTGGTGTCACCTATCCATACCCAACAATGACGGCCGTTCAGGGATTTGCAGATATGGAATATCCGATGATGATCAACGATTCGAGTGTTCCTGATAATCTTGTGGATGCACGGCAAACAGCAGACCATGAAATTGCACATACTTATTTTCCTTTTTACATGGGTATCAATGAGACGAGATACGGTTATATGGATGAAGGCTGGGCTACTGCATTGGAATTCTGGATCGGAAATGCAGAGATCGGTGCCGAAAAAAACAAAGAGCTTTTTAAGGATGCTCGCGTAAAGCGCTATATTTTTGACCCTTCTACAGAAGAAGATCAACCCCTGATTACGATGACCTCTCAGTTAAGTGGTTTAGGGTATGGTAATAATGCTTACATCAAGGCCGCGTTGTCTTATATTGCATTACGGGATTATCTGGGCGATGAACTGTTTAAAAAAGCATTACATCATTATATGGAGTTATGGCATGGAAAGCATCCTACGCCTTGGGACTTCTTTTACAGCATCAACGCCGGAGCTGGGCAAAATTTAAATTGGTATTGGAACAATTGGTATTTTACCAATAATTACATCGACCTTAAAGTGGATAGCTTTAAGCAACTCGGCGGTAAAAATACACTTACAATCACCAATGCAGGAGGATTTGCAATTCCGTTTGATGTGTTGATTACCTATGCGGATGGATCGGTGGAGACAAAACATCAAACTCCAGCAATTTGGCAACACAATGAAAAACAGACAAGCATGACTTGGAGTTCGACCAAAAAGGTGAAAAATATTACCTTGGACGGTGGTATTTTTATGGATTACACAGCTAAAGACAACAGCTGGAACGTTATAAAGTAA
- a CDS encoding BamA/TamA family outer membrane protein has product MHQLLRYNDFFRYAFLGILLISIPTLLAAQTDVKADSVAQYKQQRDSALASQYDISDLIGRIIHPKRKKEHASKRSPITLMPNIAYNPTIGGQIGIKAVAGKVLGDPKTTTMSIAATSASITTKNIMVFYISHNVFTPNNKLNFQGAFALVKMVALDAGLGMTPHGKWNNADEEILANPDHKKYGAKYNAFTFNEKVYKRIADGLFVGAGLAFDLRRKITSSGPNGNVTPNTIYTEKHGFEPDSYNSNGLLLNMQYMTRDNPNRPYKGIYSDIGVRWNTTLLGSSKSAVQLTTDFRKYFSLSQSDPAHVLAFWYWGSYKLGGTLPYFDLPGTGRDVAVRSGRGYTIGYFKGISFGYAETEYRFPILKNRFLSGAAFFNLQTASDELGTKLFERWQPGGGAGLRVLFNKATRTNLCLDYAFGKYGSRGFFLGLNEAF; this is encoded by the coding sequence ATGCATCAACTTTTACGTTATAACGATTTCTTCCGATACGCTTTTTTAGGAATACTTTTAATTTCAATCCCTACACTCCTTGCAGCCCAAACTGATGTGAAAGCAGACTCTGTTGCGCAGTACAAACAGCAGCGTGACTCTGCCTTGGCCAGTCAATACGATATATCGGATCTCATCGGAAGAATAATACATCCCAAACGAAAAAAGGAACATGCAAGTAAACGTTCTCCCATCACCTTAATGCCCAACATTGCTTACAACCCAACCATTGGTGGCCAGATTGGAATCAAGGCTGTCGCCGGGAAAGTACTGGGTGATCCCAAAACAACGACCATGTCGATCGCAGCGACATCCGCCTCGATCACCACGAAAAATATTATGGTCTTCTATATCAGCCACAATGTATTTACTCCGAACAACAAACTAAATTTTCAGGGTGCTTTTGCACTTGTCAAAATGGTGGCTTTAGACGCAGGGCTGGGCATGACTCCCCATGGGAAATGGAACAATGCCGATGAAGAGATTCTTGCCAACCCCGACCATAAGAAATACGGCGCAAAATATAATGCATTTACATTTAATGAAAAAGTCTATAAACGCATCGCCGACGGGCTATTTGTTGGGGCCGGACTGGCGTTTGACTTACGACGGAAAATAACCAGCAGCGGCCCCAATGGCAACGTTACGCCCAATACCATCTACACCGAAAAACATGGCTTCGAGCCCGACAGTTACAATTCCAACGGCCTACTGCTCAATATGCAATATATGACCAGAGACAATCCCAACAGGCCTTACAAGGGCATCTATTCGGATATCGGTGTGCGATGGAACACCACATTGCTGGGCAGCAGTAAGAGTGCGGTACAGCTTACCACCGACTTTCGCAAATACTTTAGTCTATCCCAGTCCGATCCGGCTCATGTACTCGCCTTCTGGTATTGGGGTTCCTATAAACTTGGTGGTACACTTCCCTATTTTGATCTTCCAGGAACAGGAAGGGACGTAGCCGTCAGAAGCGGCCGCGGTTATACCATCGGTTATTTTAAAGGAATTTCTTTCGGTTATGCTGAAACAGAATACCGCTTCCCAATTTTAAAGAATCGCTTTTTGAGCGGAGCTGCTTTTTTTAACCTACAGACTGCCAGCGACGAACTGGGCACCAAACTTTTTGAAAGGTGGCAACCTGGGGGTGGTGCCGGATTACGGGTTCTCTTTAACAAAGCAACACGCACAAATCTATGTTTGGACTATGCCTTTGGAAAATATGGTTCCCGTGGTTTCTTTTTGGGGCTGAATGAAGCGTTCTAA